From the Maioricimonas rarisocia genome, one window contains:
- a CDS encoding ATP-binding cassette domain-containing protein, with translation MALLNINDVTFGFTQPPLLDGVTVNVERGERIGLVGRNGAGKSTLMRLINGELAPDDGNITLEAGAKAAYLTQHVPAGDAGDIFDRIAEGAGPIGESISVFRRLDAKAHDGGLTPDEQAELEQATSAINAAESWDILPRIDRTLREMELEPDRTFDSLSAGMKRRVLLGRALVSEPDLLLLDEPTNHLDLEAILWLQSFLSRFAGTLVFVTHDRMFLQALATRIIEVDRGRLFDWTCDYATFLKRRDAMLAAEAEQQAQFDKKLAEEERWIRQGIKARRTRNEGRVRALEKMREERHARREKVGTAKMQLQEADRSGRLVARVKNIAFSYGDHPIVRDFSTTVMRGDRVGLIGPNGVGKSTLLKILLGQLEPDTGEVTLGTKLVVSYFDQLRGQLDETKSARDNIADGAEMVEINGQRRHVLGYLQDFLFSPERARTRVEYLSGGERNRLLLARMFASPSNLLVLDEPTNDLDAETLELLEELLGEYSGTVLLVSHDRAFLNNVVTSTIVFEGDGNLREYDGGYDDWLRQRPDPTPQAESKPSPDNGRAADKPATESKPAKPRKLSFKEQRELETLPKRIEELEERQAELFTLMADPSHYQQDGGNIAESKAELEQIQEELATAYERWELLEAGGV, from the coding sequence ATGGCTCTGCTCAATATCAACGACGTCACGTTCGGATTCACACAGCCCCCGCTCCTCGACGGCGTAACCGTCAACGTCGAGCGGGGCGAACGGATCGGTCTGGTCGGGCGGAACGGTGCCGGCAAATCGACGCTGATGCGGCTGATCAACGGCGAACTCGCTCCCGACGACGGCAACATCACTCTGGAAGCGGGCGCGAAGGCGGCCTACCTCACCCAGCACGTCCCGGCCGGCGACGCCGGCGACATCTTTGATCGCATTGCCGAGGGAGCCGGGCCAATCGGCGAGTCGATCTCCGTGTTTCGGCGACTGGACGCAAAGGCACACGACGGCGGTCTGACACCAGACGAGCAGGCGGAGCTCGAACAGGCGACCTCGGCCATCAACGCGGCCGAGTCCTGGGACATCCTCCCCCGCATCGACCGAACCCTTCGCGAGATGGAACTGGAGCCGGACCGCACGTTCGATTCCCTGTCGGCAGGGATGAAGCGGCGGGTGCTGCTCGGTCGGGCACTGGTCTCCGAGCCGGACCTGTTACTGCTGGACGAACCGACCAACCACCTGGACCTCGAGGCGATCCTCTGGCTGCAGAGCTTTCTGTCCCGATTCGCCGGCACGCTGGTCTTCGTCACGCACGACCGGATGTTTCTGCAGGCGCTGGCGACCCGCATCATCGAGGTCGACCGGGGTCGACTGTTCGACTGGACCTGCGACTACGCGACATTCCTCAAACGCCGCGACGCGATGCTCGCCGCCGAGGCCGAACAGCAGGCTCAGTTCGACAAGAAGCTGGCCGAGGAAGAACGCTGGATCCGGCAGGGGATCAAGGCCCGTCGCACGCGGAACGAAGGGCGGGTCCGCGCCCTCGAGAAAATGCGGGAGGAGCGGCACGCACGTCGCGAGAAGGTCGGCACGGCGAAAATGCAGCTGCAGGAGGCGGACCGCTCCGGCCGGCTCGTCGCCCGGGTGAAAAACATCGCGTTTTCGTATGGCGACCATCCGATCGTCCGGGACTTCAGCACAACAGTCATGCGCGGCGATCGCGTCGGGCTGATCGGTCCCAACGGCGTCGGCAAGTCGACGCTGTTGAAAATCCTGCTCGGCCAACTCGAACCGGACACCGGCGAAGTGACGCTCGGCACGAAACTGGTCGTGTCGTACTTCGACCAGCTGCGCGGGCAGCTCGACGAGACGAAATCGGCCCGCGACAACATCGCCGACGGGGCCGAGATGGTCGAGATCAACGGCCAGCGACGGCACGTACTGGGCTACCTGCAGGACTTTCTGTTCAGTCCTGAACGGGCCCGCACACGGGTCGAGTATCTTTCCGGCGGAGAACGGAACCGGCTGCTGCTCGCCCGCATGTTTGCCTCCCCCTCCAACCTGCTCGTCCTCGACGAACCGACCAACGACCTCGACGCCGAAACACTCGAACTGCTCGAGGAACTGCTTGGTGAGTACTCGGGCACGGTCCTGCTGGTCAGCCACGACCGGGCATTTCTGAACAACGTCGTTACCAGCACGATCGTCTTCGAGGGAGACGGCAACCTGCGGGAGTATGACGGCGGCTACGATGACTGGTTGCGGCAGCGACCCGATCCGACTCCCCAGGCGGAGTCGAAGCCGTCACCGGACAATGGGCGGGCAGCAGACAAACCCGCCACCGAGTCGAAACCGGCCAAACCGCGCAAACTCAGCTTCAAGGAGCAGCGCGAACTCGAGACGCTGCCGAAGCGAATCGAAGAACTCGAAGAACGGCAGGCAGAACTGTTCACACTCATGGCCGATCCGTCGCACTACCAGCAGGACGGTGGCAACATCGCCGAGTCGAAGGCGGAGCTCGAGCAGATTCAGGAGGAGCTGGCGACGGCGTACGAGCGCTGGGAACTGCTCGAAGCGGGTGGTGTCTGA
- the rplM gene encoding 50S ribosomal protein L13 codes for MPGVGSVPGYEDSVVTKTFMEKRETVTPRWYVVDGDGQVVGRMAVKLANVLMGKHKPTYTPHVDCGDYVVVVNADKVRFSGQPLAHDTHPYFTQKMLRKEYDRYTGYPGGRKVLTAADLLERKPEFILHEAVRRMLPKNKLGRQMLRKLKLYAGPEHPHQAQQPEDMPEHLR; via the coding sequence ATGCCGGGCGTCGGCTCTGTCCCGGGATATGAGGATTCGGTCGTGACCAAGACCTTCATGGAAAAGCGGGAGACTGTCACTCCCCGCTGGTATGTAGTCGACGGAGACGGGCAGGTCGTCGGCCGGATGGCCGTGAAACTGGCCAACGTGCTGATGGGCAAGCACAAGCCCACGTACACGCCGCATGTCGATTGTGGTGACTACGTGGTGGTCGTAAATGCCGACAAGGTTCGGTTCAGCGGTCAGCCGCTCGCCCACGACACCCATCCGTACTTCACGCAGAAGATGCTCCGGAAGGAGTACGATCGCTACACCGGTTATCCGGGCGGTCGTAAAGTGTTGACTGCTGCTGATTTGCTGGAACGCAAGCCGGAGTTCATCCTGCATGAGGCGGTCCGGCGGATGCTCCCGAAGAACAAGCTGGGGCGGCAGATGCTTCGCAAGCTGAAGCTGTATGCTGGCCCCGAACATCCTCACCAGGCTCAGCAGCCTGAGGATATGCCCGAACATCTGCGCTAA
- the hemG gene encoding protoporphyrinogen oxidase: protein MSAEIDPPAAQPDRAPLRVAVIGGGISGLAAAHRLLEQSSTAEVTVYEAAERVGGVFGTEQIGEYLIETGADSFITNKPHALDLCRRLGLEDRLIPTDSTYRRSLILHNGEPVPTPDGFNLMVPARIGPMLTTPLLSPLGKLRLGLEYFLPRRTDNGDESLASFVRRRLGQQTFERIVQPMVGGIYTSDPEKLSLAATLPRFLDMERDHGSLIRAALRQRRVGRKASGEESAASGARYGLFASLKGGMSELLEALSRRLEAKNALRLGCPVVAIEPAHEADRTHYEVRLADGTSILSDAVILALPAYRAADLIDGWNRELAETLREIEYASSAIVISGHRLEDIRHPLDAFGLVIPHIEQRQILAVSFLSRKFPGRAPDGRVVLRTFVGGALQPELLEQPDDDLIGMVQGELRDILGVEGKPDFVRVARWHRKMPQYHVGHLERVQQIESLTRRSPGLFVAGNAYHGVGIPDCIRSGEQAAERVHETFVAAGSPARAET, encoded by the coding sequence ATGTCTGCCGAGATCGATCCCCCTGCCGCTCAGCCCGACCGCGCACCGCTGCGCGTGGCTGTGATCGGGGGCGGCATCTCCGGACTCGCCGCGGCACATCGGCTGCTCGAGCAGAGTTCGACGGCCGAGGTGACGGTCTACGAGGCCGCAGAACGCGTCGGTGGCGTGTTCGGTACGGAGCAGATCGGGGAATACCTGATTGAGACCGGTGCCGATTCCTTCATCACCAACAAGCCGCACGCGCTCGATCTGTGCCGGCGACTCGGGCTCGAAGACCGGCTGATCCCGACCGACAGCACCTACCGCCGCTCGCTGATCCTCCACAATGGGGAACCGGTGCCGACTCCGGACGGCTTCAATCTGATGGTGCCCGCCCGCATCGGTCCGATGCTGACGACGCCCCTGCTCTCGCCACTGGGCAAACTGCGGCTCGGGCTGGAGTACTTCCTGCCGCGACGAACAGACAACGGAGACGAAAGCCTCGCATCGTTCGTCCGCCGTCGTCTGGGACAGCAGACGTTCGAGCGGATCGTGCAGCCGATGGTCGGCGGGATCTACACGTCCGATCCTGAGAAACTCAGCCTTGCCGCGACGCTGCCACGCTTTCTCGACATGGAACGGGATCACGGCAGCCTGATCCGGGCGGCCCTTCGTCAGCGACGGGTCGGTCGCAAAGCCTCCGGCGAAGAGTCCGCGGCCAGCGGGGCCCGCTATGGCCTGTTCGCCAGCCTGAAGGGGGGCATGTCGGAGCTGCTTGAGGCGCTTTCCCGTCGACTCGAAGCAAAGAACGCCCTGCGGCTCGGTTGCCCGGTCGTGGCGATCGAGCCCGCACACGAAGCGGACCGGACTCACTACGAGGTGCGCCTGGCCGACGGAACGTCCATCCTGAGCGATGCCGTCATTCTCGCCCTGCCCGCCTATCGGGCTGCCGACCTGATCGATGGCTGGAACCGCGAACTGGCCGAGACCCTCCGCGAGATCGAATACGCATCGAGCGCCATCGTGATCAGCGGGCATCGCCTCGAAGACATCCGCCATCCGCTCGACGCATTCGGGCTGGTGATTCCGCACATCGAACAGCGGCAGATCCTGGCGGTCTCGTTTCTGAGCCGCAAATTCCCCGGCCGCGCCCCCGATGGTCGGGTTGTGCTGCGGACATTCGTCGGCGGCGCGCTGCAGCCGGAACTGCTCGAGCAGCCGGATGACGATCTGATCGGCATGGTGCAGGGCGAACTGCGGGACATCCTTGGCGTCGAGGGAAAGCCGGATTTCGTTCGCGTCGCACGCTGGCACCGCAAGATGCCGCAGTACCATGTCGGCCATCTGGAACGTGTTCAACAGATCGAATCGCTCACCCGTCGCTCCCCCGGCCTGTTCGTGGCGGGCAATGCGTACCATGGCGTGGGCATTCCCGACTGCATTCGGAGTGGCGAACAGGCGGCAGAGCGTGTGCACGAAACGTTCGTCGCTGCCGGTTCTCCCGCACGCGCCGAAACGTGA
- the ltrA gene encoding group II intron reverse transcriptase/maturase, with protein MEEVTQPENLNRAYRRVKANRGAPGVDGMTIAELPGWIAEHTQEFIARLLDGSYQPQPVRGVEIPKPGGGMRQLGIPTVVDRLVQQAILQVLEPILDPTFSDSSYGFRPRRSAHQAVQQASEYVAEGRTIVVDMDLEKFFDRVNHDILMARLARRVADKRLLRIVRRFLEAGLLQNGVCVARHEGTPQGGPLSPLLANRLLDDLDRELERRGHKFCRYADDCNIYVQSQAAGERVLTSLTMFLEGKLRLRVNREKSAVAVVSERKFLGYRLLSDGRRTIAPASLRRARQRIRQITRRNRGISFERMIGEVNSFTTGWVTYFRHAVARSPLRKLDGWIRRKLRCVRLKQRKRAKSIAIFLQSLGVPWNQSWTTATCGKGWWRKSGTPSAHHGMSNQWFDTHGYQSLEVRYLSLQH; from the coding sequence ATGGAGGAGGTGACGCAGCCAGAGAATCTGAACCGAGCGTATCGACGCGTGAAAGCGAACCGGGGGGCTCCCGGAGTGGATGGGATGACCATCGCCGAGTTGCCCGGCTGGATCGCAGAGCACACACAGGAATTCATCGCCCGGCTTCTGGACGGGAGCTATCAGCCACAACCGGTTCGCGGGGTCGAGATCCCCAAGCCGGGCGGCGGAATGCGACAACTGGGCATCCCGACGGTGGTGGACCGGCTCGTCCAGCAGGCGATCCTGCAAGTGCTCGAACCGATCCTGGACCCCACTTTTTCGGACTCCAGCTACGGCTTCCGGCCGCGACGCAGCGCCCATCAGGCGGTGCAACAGGCCAGCGAGTATGTGGCGGAGGGACGCACCATTGTGGTGGACATGGACCTCGAGAAGTTCTTTGATCGGGTGAACCATGACATCCTGATGGCCCGTCTGGCCCGACGGGTCGCCGACAAGCGCCTTCTGCGGATCGTCCGCCGCTTCCTGGAAGCCGGGCTGCTGCAGAACGGGGTGTGCGTCGCCCGACACGAAGGGACACCGCAGGGTGGACCACTCTCACCGTTGCTGGCCAACCGGCTGCTGGATGATCTGGACCGGGAACTGGAACGACGGGGACACAAGTTCTGCCGCTACGCCGACGACTGCAACATCTACGTGCAGTCTCAGGCGGCCGGTGAACGGGTACTGACCTCACTGACCATGTTTCTGGAAGGGAAACTTCGTCTGCGTGTCAATCGCGAGAAAAGTGCGGTGGCGGTGGTGAGCGAACGCAAGTTCCTCGGCTACCGGCTGCTCTCCGATGGTCGCCGGACGATCGCTCCCGCCAGTCTCCGGCGTGCCAGGCAGCGTATCCGGCAGATCACGCGCCGGAATCGAGGCATCAGCTTCGAGCGGATGATCGGTGAAGTGAATTCGTTCACGACCGGATGGGTGACCTACTTCCGCCATGCGGTGGCCCGGTCGCCTCTGCGGAAACTGGACGGGTGGATTCGCCGCAAACTCCGCTGCGTGCGGCTCAAGCAACGCAAGCGCGCGAAATCGATTGCTATCTTTCTGCAATCGCTGGGCGTCCCCTGGAACCAATCCTGGACGACGGCGACCTGCGGCAAGGGCTGGTGGCGCAAGTCGGGTACGCCCTCGGCGCATCACGGAATGAGCAACCAGTGGTTCGACACTCACGGCTACCAGAGCCTCGAAGTCAGATACCTGTCGTTACAACATTGA
- a CDS encoding DEAD/DEAH box helicase yields MHDAEPTTPPSRDELAEMYLDQLPYEPYPVQEEALLAWFTHPEGVLVCAPTGTGKTLIAEAAMFEALHTRKRAYYTTPLIALTEQKFQELQDAAERWGFSRDDVGLVTGNRRVNPDAIVLVVVAEILLNRLLHREAFDFADVSGVVMDEFHSFNDPERGIVWELSLTMLPKHVRLLLLSATVGNSGEFLGWLHKSHGRRLQLVQSTDRKVPLHFEWVGDLLLNQQLERMTEGEDEDRRTPTLLFCFNRAECWTVAEQLKGRSLLASGQQKQLAARLDEWDWKGGVGPKLRQLLLRGVGVHHAGLLPKFRRRVEELFQQKLLSVCVCTETLAAGINLPARSVVLTTLMKGPPGKKKVVDSSSAKQMFGRAGRPQFDTRGFVYALAHEDDVKIARWKEQYDQIPEDTKDPNLIRAKKNLKRKMPTRRSNVQYWNEEQFQKLVASPPGKLASRGEIPWRLLAYLLEISPDVDRLRTFVRKRLLAPNQIENAQKRLDRMLLTLWTGGYVDLEPDPPRERPVPTRPPLPEELGVIPVAPSQSGGEDDFGSGLFDDDSAAGGEDASASKEEEAPEPAPASMGSFGALLQEALESGESKTSEKKPKTTKKGDAPPSGTKADDEEPYEPHKAFPTEELPKLLLFRSVNPLYGLFATQHLGLADFAERIQILESILELPRSILPQVRVPPPEELPPGPLARGYLDQQLIERGLATQEDIDPPPREEQVQGMFRERKWALPLADKLLMLFRHEYPDVRDVRTTPVWVVGDLLHFGGDFNKYISGRDLAKQEGLIFRHLLRMVLLLGEFSQVSPPGIDHAQWRSELQELSDQLTESCRGVDPESTDKALESMQAADVVAGEGGEASDLPGVTSIAPEPGAAGAGPQGSPGGSDLESGESEV; encoded by the coding sequence ATGCATGACGCCGAGCCGACCACACCGCCGAGCCGCGACGAACTGGCCGAAATGTACCTCGACCAGCTTCCGTACGAGCCGTATCCGGTTCAGGAAGAGGCCCTGCTCGCCTGGTTCACGCATCCGGAAGGGGTTCTCGTCTGCGCGCCGACCGGAACCGGCAAGACGCTGATCGCCGAAGCGGCGATGTTCGAAGCCCTGCACACCCGCAAACGGGCCTACTATACGACGCCGCTGATTGCTCTGACCGAGCAGAAGTTTCAGGAACTGCAGGATGCGGCCGAACGGTGGGGTTTCTCCCGCGATGACGTCGGCCTGGTTACCGGCAATCGCCGGGTCAATCCCGACGCCATCGTTCTGGTCGTGGTCGCCGAAATCCTGCTCAACCGACTGCTGCACCGGGAAGCGTTCGACTTTGCCGACGTCTCCGGCGTCGTGATGGATGAGTTCCACAGTTTCAACGATCCGGAGCGCGGCATCGTCTGGGAACTCTCGCTGACCATGCTTCCGAAGCATGTCCGTCTGCTGCTCCTCTCGGCCACGGTCGGGAACTCGGGAGAGTTTCTCGGCTGGCTGCACAAGAGTCACGGCCGCAGGCTGCAGCTCGTGCAGAGCACCGACCGCAAGGTGCCGCTTCACTTCGAATGGGTCGGCGACCTGCTCCTCAATCAGCAACTGGAGCGGATGACCGAAGGGGAAGACGAAGACCGCCGCACGCCCACGCTGCTGTTCTGCTTTAACCGGGCCGAATGCTGGACGGTTGCCGAACAGCTCAAAGGACGCTCCCTGCTCGCTTCCGGTCAGCAGAAACAGCTCGCCGCCCGCCTCGATGAATGGGACTGGAAAGGGGGCGTCGGTCCGAAGCTGCGGCAACTGCTGCTGCGGGGCGTTGGCGTGCACCATGCGGGGCTGCTCCCGAAGTTCCGCCGCCGCGTCGAAGAACTGTTCCAGCAGAAGCTGCTTTCGGTCTGTGTCTGCACCGAAACGCTCGCAGCCGGCATCAACCTGCCTGCGCGGTCGGTCGTCCTCACCACGCTGATGAAGGGCCCGCCCGGCAAAAAGAAGGTCGTCGACTCCAGTTCGGCCAAGCAGATGTTCGGCCGCGCAGGTCGCCCGCAGTTCGACACACGCGGATTCGTCTACGCGCTCGCACACGAGGATGACGTCAAGATTGCCCGCTGGAAGGAGCAGTACGACCAGATCCCCGAGGACACGAAGGATCCCAACCTCATCCGGGCGAAGAAGAACCTCAAGCGGAAGATGCCCACCCGCCGTAGCAACGTGCAGTACTGGAACGAGGAGCAGTTCCAGAAGCTGGTGGCCTCCCCGCCCGGCAAGCTGGCCAGCCGCGGTGAGATCCCGTGGCGATTGCTCGCGTACCTGCTGGAGATTTCTCCAGACGTCGACCGGCTGCGCACGTTCGTCCGCAAGCGACTGCTGGCTCCGAACCAGATCGAGAACGCCCAGAAGCGGCTCGACCGGATGCTGTTGACGCTCTGGACCGGCGGCTACGTCGATCTCGAGCCCGACCCGCCACGGGAACGTCCGGTCCCCACTCGGCCACCCCTGCCGGAAGAACTGGGCGTGATTCCTGTCGCACCGTCGCAGTCGGGCGGGGAGGACGACTTCGGCAGCGGACTGTTCGATGACGATTCCGCTGCCGGCGGCGAAGACGCTTCGGCCTCGAAAGAAGAGGAAGCGCCCGAACCGGCACCGGCGTCGATGGGCTCATTCGGCGCCCTGCTGCAGGAAGCGCTCGAATCGGGTGAATCCAAGACCTCGGAGAAGAAGCCGAAGACCACGAAGAAGGGAGACGCTCCGCCGTCCGGCACGAAGGCGGACGACGAGGAACCGTACGAACCACACAAGGCCTTCCCCACCGAAGAATTGCCGAAGCTGCTGCTGTTCCGCAGCGTCAATCCACTGTACGGGCTGTTCGCGACGCAGCACCTTGGACTGGCCGACTTCGCCGAACGGATTCAGATTCTGGAGTCGATCCTCGAACTGCCGCGATCGATTCTCCCGCAGGTTCGTGTGCCGCCGCCGGAGGAGCTTCCGCCCGGTCCGCTGGCCCGCGGCTACCTGGACCAGCAATTGATCGAGCGTGGTCTGGCGACGCAGGAGGACATCGATCCGCCGCCGCGCGAGGAGCAGGTTCAGGGGATGTTTCGTGAGCGCAAGTGGGCGCTGCCGCTGGCGGACAAACTGCTGATGCTGTTTCGCCACGAATACCCCGACGTGCGCGACGTGCGTACCACGCCGGTCTGGGTGGTGGGAGACCTGCTGCATTTTGGCGGGGACTTCAATAAGTACATTTCGGGGCGGGATCTGGCGAAGCAGGAGGGGCTGATTTTCCGGCACCTGCTGCGGATGGTCCTGCTGCTGGGAGAGTTCTCGCAGGTGTCGCCGCCGGGTATCGACCACGCGCAATGGCGCAGCGAGCTACAGGAACTGTCGGACCAGCTGACCGAAAGCTGCCGGGGCGTCGATCCGGAAAGCACCGACAAGGCATTGGAGTCGATGCAGGCAGCGGACGTAGTGGCAGGAGAAGGGGGCGAGGCGAGCGATCTGCCTGGAGTGACCAGCATAGCGCCCGAACCTGGGGCGGCCGGAGCTGGACCGCAGGGAAGCCCCGGTGGCTCGGACTTGGAATCCGGCGAGTCGGAAGTGTGA
- a CDS encoding glycosyltransferase family 4 protein — protein MTHIAIITAGGAGMFCGSCMHDNTWARALMAAGCQVSLIPTYTPIRVDEANVSSPRVFLGGLNVYLDYRYRFWQRIPRKIARVLDQPWLINLATKISVSNDAAELGDLTLAMLEGESGPHHREVAELAEYVCALEPDVVIFSNALLAGALREVRKVCRGPIYCTLQGDDVFLDSLPEDYRQQAIEAVAGRAVEFDGFMTHSRFYRDYIARYLQLDSTKFGLLPLGIDLDGHDGVAGERNGQPFTVGYFARIAPEKGLRHLAEAFCVLHQRRPEARLRVGGYLAPQNRSYLREVQKLLRPVGDAFEYVGSPATHEEKVRFLRSIDVLSVPTEFQEPKGLYVLEALANGRPVVQPRHGAFPELIEATGGGRLVEPRDPVALADALEELADQPETCETLGTTGQTNVRAKFSPPAMAQATIELLERAVKA, from the coding sequence GTGACGCACATCGCGATCATCACCGCAGGCGGCGCCGGCATGTTCTGCGGCTCCTGCATGCACGACAACACCTGGGCCAGGGCGCTGATGGCGGCTGGCTGTCAGGTCTCGCTGATTCCCACGTACACGCCGATTCGGGTCGACGAAGCGAACGTCAGCTCTCCCCGCGTGTTTCTGGGCGGGCTGAACGTCTACCTCGACTATCGCTACCGGTTCTGGCAGCGGATCCCGCGCAAGATTGCCCGAGTCCTCGACCAGCCCTGGCTGATCAACCTGGCGACGAAAATCTCCGTCAGCAACGATGCTGCGGAACTGGGCGACCTGACGCTGGCCATGCTGGAAGGGGAATCGGGGCCACATCACCGGGAAGTGGCGGAGCTGGCCGAATACGTCTGCGCTCTCGAGCCGGACGTGGTTATCTTCTCGAACGCCCTGCTCGCCGGAGCCCTCCGCGAAGTCAGAAAGGTCTGCCGGGGGCCGATCTACTGCACGCTGCAGGGGGATGACGTTTTTCTCGACAGTCTGCCGGAAGATTATCGGCAGCAGGCCATCGAGGCGGTTGCCGGGCGTGCGGTCGAGTTCGACGGATTCATGACCCACAGCCGGTTCTACCGCGATTACATTGCCCGTTATCTGCAGCTCGATTCCACGAAGTTCGGTCTGCTGCCGCTCGGGATCGATCTCGACGGGCACGACGGCGTGGCGGGGGAGCGAAACGGCCAGCCGTTCACTGTCGGGTACTTCGCCCGCATTGCCCCGGAGAAGGGTTTGCGGCATCTCGCAGAAGCGTTCTGCGTGCTGCACCAGCGGAGGCCGGAGGCTCGATTGCGGGTGGGAGGGTATCTGGCTCCGCAGAATCGAAGTTACTTGCGAGAAGTGCAGAAGCTGCTGCGACCGGTCGGCGATGCGTTCGAGTACGTCGGCAGCCCGGCCACCCACGAGGAGAAGGTCCGGTTTCTGCGGTCGATCGATGTGCTGTCGGTGCCGACGGAATTCCAGGAGCCGAAGGGGCTGTACGTCCTCGAAGCCCTGGCGAACGGTCGACCGGTGGTGCAGCCGCGTCACGGTGCCTTCCCGGAACTGATCGAAGCGACCGGCGGAGGGCGTCTGGTCGAGCCGCGTGATCCGGTGGCGTTGGCGGATGCACTCGAGGAGCTTGCCGACCAGCCGGAGACGTGCGAAACGTTAGGAACGACCGGGCAGACGAATGTCCGGGCGAAATTCAGTCCCCCGGCGATGGCACAAGCGACGATTGAGCTGCTGGAGAGGGCCGTCAAAGCCTGA
- the rpsI gene encoding 30S ribosomal protein S9, whose translation MGGEGAVAAEPTIRGKIDRFGTAIGTGRRKTSVARVRISDGDGKLTVNGRDMKEYFTLERDQEMVLAPLKATDSLGKVDVWVKVNGGGPTGQTGAVLLGIARALQVRNPGLHHILSEGGYLTRDGRMVERKKYGLKKARRSFQFSKR comes from the coding sequence ATGGGCGGCGAAGGAGCCGTCGCTGCAGAGCCGACCATCCGCGGCAAGATCGATCGTTTCGGTACCGCGATCGGCACCGGTCGTCGCAAGACGTCGGTCGCCCGCGTGCGGATCTCCGATGGCGACGGCAAGCTGACCGTCAACGGTCGCGACATGAAAGAGTACTTCACCCTCGAGCGTGACCAGGAAATGGTCCTCGCCCCGCTGAAGGCGACCGATTCGCTCGGCAAGGTGGACGTCTGGGTGAAGGTGAATGGTGGTGGCCCGACCGGTCAGACCGGTGCGGTTCTGCTCGGCATCGCCCGTGCCCTGCAGGTTCGGAATCCCGGCCTCCATCACATTCTCAGTGAAGGCGGCTACCTCACGCGTGACGGCCGTATGGTCGAACGTAAGAAGTACGGCCTCAAGAAAGCCCGCCGGAGCTTCCAGTTCTCCAAGCGTTGA